One genomic segment of Tursiops truncatus isolate mTurTru1 chromosome 11, mTurTru1.mat.Y, whole genome shotgun sequence includes these proteins:
- the RABL2B gene encoding rab-like protein 2B isoform X8, translating to MERFLMDGFQPRQLSTHALTLYKHTATVDGKTVLVGSQSCVHIADFWDTAGQERFQSMHASYYHKAHACIMVFDVQRKITYKNLSTWYAELREFRPEIPCIVVANKIDDRPMSYLLSTADIKMTQKSFSFARKFSLPLYFVSAADGTNVVKLFSDAIRLAVSYKQNSRDFMDEVLQELESISLEQKEEDMLGKEPRGHVESPSPS from the exons ATGGAGAGATTTCTCATGGATGGATT TCAGCCCCGGCAGCTGTCCACACACGCCCTGACCCTGTACAAGCACACGGCCACGGTGGACGGCAAGACCGTCCTTGTGG GCAGTCAGAGCTGTGTTCACATTGCAGACTTTTGGGACACAGCAGGCCAAGAGCGGTTCCAGAGCATGCACGCCTCCTACTACCACAAGGCCCACGCCTGCATCATG GTATTTGATGTGCAGAGGAAAATCACCTACAAGAACCTGAGCACCTGGTATGCAGAGCTTCGGGAGTTCAGGCCAGAGATTCCATGCATTGTGGTGGCCAATAAAATCGATG ACAGGCCCATGTCCTACCTTCTCTCTACAGCAGACATAAAGATGACCCAAAAAAGCTTCAGTTTTGCCAGGAAGTTCTCCCTGCCCCTGTACTTTGTCTCAGCTGCTGATGGTACCAACGTTGTGAAG CTCTTCAGCGATGCAATTCGATTAGCTGTGTCCTACAAACAGAACTCCCGGGACTTCATGGATGAGGTTTTGCAGGAGCTTGAG AGCATCAGCTTGGAGCAGAAGGAGGAGGATATGCTGGGCAAAGAGCCGCGTGGCCACGTCGAGAGCCCATCTCCCTCCTGA
- the RABL2B gene encoding rab-like protein 2B isoform X11, with translation MERFLMDGFQPRQLSTHALTLYKHTATVDGKTVLVDFWDTAGQERFQSMHASYYHKAHACIMVFDVQRKITYKNLSTWYAELREFRPEIPCIVVANKIDDRPMSYLLSTADIKMTQKSFSFARKFSLPLYFVSAADGTNVVKLFSDAIRLAVSYKQNSRDFMDEVLQELESISLEQKEEDMLGKEPRGHVESPSPS, from the exons ATGGAGAGATTTCTCATGGATGGATT TCAGCCCCGGCAGCTGTCCACACACGCCCTGACCCTGTACAAGCACACGGCCACGGTGGACGGCAAGACCGTCCTTGTGG ACTTTTGGGACACAGCAGGCCAAGAGCGGTTCCAGAGCATGCACGCCTCCTACTACCACAAGGCCCACGCCTGCATCATG GTATTTGATGTGCAGAGGAAAATCACCTACAAGAACCTGAGCACCTGGTATGCAGAGCTTCGGGAGTTCAGGCCAGAGATTCCATGCATTGTGGTGGCCAATAAAATCGATG ACAGGCCCATGTCCTACCTTCTCTCTACAGCAGACATAAAGATGACCCAAAAAAGCTTCAGTTTTGCCAGGAAGTTCTCCCTGCCCCTGTACTTTGTCTCAGCTGCTGATGGTACCAACGTTGTGAAG CTCTTCAGCGATGCAATTCGATTAGCTGTGTCCTACAAACAGAACTCCCGGGACTTCATGGATGAGGTTTTGCAGGAGCTTGAG AGCATCAGCTTGGAGCAGAAGGAGGAGGATATGCTGGGCAAAGAGCCGCGTGGCCACGTCGAGAGCCCATCTCCCTCCTGA